In Vicinamibacteria bacterium, a single genomic region encodes these proteins:
- the amrB gene encoding AmmeMemoRadiSam system protein B, translating to MPSPVRDRPGLLMRDPLRYTEDALIIPPPLVPFLRLFDGEHDELDLAEALVRATGEIQVQRAVRHLVDTLGGGGFLANETLERLQEERQRAFTGASRREPVHAGTAYPAEPAALATTLGGYLAAGPGRGAPADLRGIAAPHVSPEGGWRSYGAAYGLLGPDLADRTFVILGTSHYGEPGRFGLTRKPFATPLGESLSDLELVERLEREGGRVVRSEDYCHAVEHSIEFQVIFLQHVLGPEIRVLPILCGPFLPRARPEDDEGVRRFLDVLSELAVREEDRLFWVLGVDMAHMGRRYGDGFVARADGGEMAAVAERDRERITRIARGDAGGFWDLVEGKGDDDLKWCGASPFYTFLHAAGPLRGELLRYEQWNIDPESVVTFAGMAFAAPGATLSKGAS from the coding sequence ATGCCGTCGCCGGTGCGGGACCGACCGGGGTTGCTCATGCGCGACCCCCTCCGCTACACCGAGGACGCGCTCATCATCCCCCCCCCTCTCGTTCCCTTCCTGAGGCTCTTCGACGGCGAGCACGACGAGTTGGACCTGGCGGAGGCCCTGGTCCGCGCCACGGGGGAGATCCAGGTCCAACGGGCCGTGCGCCACCTGGTGGACACGCTGGGAGGGGGCGGGTTTCTCGCCAACGAGACCCTAGAGCGCCTGCAGGAGGAGCGGCAGCGCGCCTTCACGGGGGCGTCGCGGAGGGAGCCGGTGCACGCGGGCACCGCCTACCCGGCGGAGCCGGCCGCGCTGGCCACCACCCTGGGCGGCTACCTGGCGGCGGGGCCGGGCCGGGGAGCGCCCGCCGACCTGCGCGGCATCGCCGCCCCCCACGTCAGCCCCGAGGGGGGATGGCGGTCGTACGGGGCCGCGTACGGGCTGCTCGGGCCCGACCTCGCGGACCGCACGTTCGTGATCCTCGGCACATCCCACTACGGCGAGCCGGGCCGTTTCGGTCTCACCCGCAAGCCCTTCGCCACGCCCCTCGGCGAGTCCCTCTCCGACCTCGAGCTGGTGGAGCGGCTGGAACGGGAGGGCGGCCGGGTCGTGCGCAGCGAGGACTACTGCCACGCGGTCGAGCACTCGATCGAGTTCCAGGTCATTTTCCTGCAGCACGTCCTCGGGCCGGAGATCCGTGTCCTCCCCATCCTGTGCGGCCCCTTCCTCCCCCGCGCCCGGCCGGAGGACGATGAGGGCGTGCGCCGCTTCCTGGACGTCCTTTCCGAGCTGGCCGTCCGTGAGGAGGACCGTCTCTTCTGGGTGCTGGGCGTGGACATGGCCCACATGGGGCGGCGCTACGGGGACGGGTTCGTGGCGAGGGCCGACGGTGGCGAGATGGCGGCGGTGGCGGAGCGGGATCGGGAGCGGATCACCCGGATCGCCAGGGGAGACGCCGGGGGCTTCTGGGACCTCGTGGAAGGGAAGGGAGACGATGACCTCAAGTGGTGCGGGGCTTCGCCCTTCTACACCTTCCTGCACGCCGCGGGACCCCTGCGCGGGGAGCTGCTTCGCTACGAGCAATGGAACATCGACCCCGAGAGCGTGGTGACGTTTGCCGGCATGGCCTTCGCGGCGCCCGGGGCCACCCTCAGCAAAGGAGCCTCATGA
- a CDS encoding thioredoxin domain-containing protein, giving the protein MTNRIAIPAWGLCLLALGPAGPAPAGEDAPPPPRPVAVVGGVPITALQLEEAIKGPLLELRLREDSLRSQALDELITQALLEREAAARGITLTTLLKTEVEEKATVTPSEVKAFYESNKERFRDEGESAALKLIDAGLAQQRQRERREAFVRELRAKAGVRVLREPLRLAVEPGAGASRGPRGARVTIVEFSDFQCPYCARARLTLDRLRATYGDRVRMVYRDFPLPMHPQAAKAAEAGACAGEQGKFWEMHDRIFENQARLQLSDLKRYAGELGLEAQGFEQCLDSGRHAADWTRDLEEGARYGVSATPAFFINGRPLVGAMPFESFAQVIDDELEATALKPPAKTE; this is encoded by the coding sequence ATGACCAACCGAATCGCAATCCCCGCCTGGGGCCTTTGCCTGCTGGCTCTGGGCCCGGCTGGGCCCGCGCCCGCGGGCGAGGACGCGCCCCCGCCGCCCCGCCCGGTGGCGGTGGTGGGCGGCGTCCCCATCACCGCCCTCCAGCTGGAGGAGGCGATCAAGGGCCCGCTCCTGGAGCTCCGCCTTCGGGAGGACAGCCTCCGAAGCCAGGCCCTGGACGAGCTCATCACCCAAGCCCTCCTGGAACGGGAGGCGGCCGCACGGGGGATCACCCTGACCACCCTCCTCAAGACGGAGGTCGAGGAGAAGGCCACCGTGACGCCCTCTGAGGTAAAGGCCTTCTACGAGAGCAACAAAGAGCGCTTCCGGGATGAGGGAGAATCGGCGGCGCTGAAGCTGATCGATGCCGGGCTGGCGCAGCAGCGCCAGCGGGAGCGGCGGGAGGCCTTCGTTCGCGAGCTCCGCGCCAAGGCCGGCGTGCGCGTGCTTCGGGAGCCGTTGCGGCTGGCGGTGGAGCCGGGAGCGGGTGCCAGCCGCGGACCCCGAGGGGCGCGCGTGACCATCGTGGAGTTCTCGGACTTCCAATGCCCCTACTGCGCCCGCGCCCGTCTCACCCTCGATCGCCTGCGCGCTACCTACGGCGATCGGGTCCGGATGGTCTACCGCGACTTCCCCCTGCCGATGCATCCCCAAGCCGCAAAGGCGGCGGAAGCCGGAGCCTGCGCCGGGGAGCAGGGGAAGTTCTGGGAGATGCACGACCGCATTTTCGAGAACCAGGCCCGGCTCCAGCTGTCGGACCTGAAGCGCTACGCGGGGGAGCTGGGCCTGGAGGCGCAGGGTTTCGAGCAGTGCCTGGACTCGGGCCGACACGCGGCCGACTGGACGCGGGATCTGGAGGAGGGGGCGCGCTACGGGGTGTCCGCCACTCCCGCCTTCTTTATCAACGGACGGCCGCTCGTGGGAGCCATGCCCTTCGAGAGCTTCGCCCAAGTCATCGACGACGAGCTGGAGGCGACCGCGCTCAAGCCTCCAGCGAAAACGGAGTGA
- a CDS encoding queuosine precursor transporter — MPQDASPPARAYRYYDLVMAAFVTVLLCANLIGASKVASLWGFTFGAGVLFFPISYVFGDVLTEVYGYARARKVVWAGFSALIFASFMSWAILAFPPAPGWEHQAAFETVFGNTWRIVLASLTAYFCGEFCNSYVLAKMKLWTEGRLLWSRTIGSTIVGEAVDSLIFYPLAFLGVWPNELVLRVLVDNYLLKVAWEVVMTPLTYKVVNFLKRAESEDYFDRDTNFTPFSLEA, encoded by the coding sequence ATGCCCCAGGACGCCTCCCCGCCGGCCCGCGCCTATCGATACTACGACCTGGTCATGGCGGCCTTCGTGACCGTATTGCTTTGCGCCAATCTCATCGGGGCCTCGAAGGTGGCCAGCCTCTGGGGCTTCACCTTCGGCGCGGGTGTGCTCTTCTTCCCCATCAGCTACGTCTTCGGGGATGTGCTGACCGAGGTCTACGGCTATGCGCGGGCGCGCAAGGTGGTGTGGGCGGGGTTCAGCGCTCTGATCTTCGCGTCGTTCATGAGCTGGGCCATCCTGGCCTTCCCCCCCGCACCCGGATGGGAGCACCAAGCCGCCTTCGAGACCGTCTTCGGCAACACCTGGCGGATCGTGCTCGCCTCGCTCACCGCCTACTTCTGCGGGGAGTTTTGCAACTCCTACGTACTCGCAAAGATGAAGCTCTGGACCGAGGGGCGCCTGCTCTGGAGCCGAACCATCGGCTCCACCATCGTGGGGGAGGCGGTCGACTCGCTGATCTTCTACCCCCTTGCCTTCCTTGGCGTGTGGCCCAACGAGCTCGTGCTCCGCGTGCTGGTGGACAACTATCTGTTGAAGGTCGCCTGGGAGGTCGTCATGACACCCCTGACCTACAAAGTCGTGAACTTCCTCAAGCGGGCAGAGAGCGAGGACTATTTCGACCGCGACACGAACTTCACTCCGTTTTCGCTGGAGGCTTGA